A portion of the Actomonas aquatica genome contains these proteins:
- a CDS encoding NAD(P)-dependent alcohol dehydrogenase gives MSKPRAYRVKAYSATAADSPLAPATIDRREPTENDVKIDILYCGVCHSDLHFARNEWGFTEFPAVPGHEIVGRVVEVGAKVTKFKVGDLAGVGCMVGADLSCPHCQAGNEQFSPTQVQTYAGTEPVIGGPTFGGYSQNIVVQDHFALKLPENLDLAAVAPLLCAGVTTYAPLRHWKVGPGQKVGIVGLGGLGHMGVKFARAFGAHVVVFTTSPSKKEDALRLGAHEVILSKDPEQMKAHAGTFNFILDCVAAEHDLNAYLAMLAPDGVMTLVGAPEKPMPVLSFSLIMGRKSLAGSIIGSIAETQEMLDFCGEHGITSDIEMIRMDQINEAYERMLKSDVKYRFVIDMASLQ, from the coding sequence ATGTCCAAACCTCGCGCCTACCGCGTCAAAGCCTACTCCGCCACCGCCGCCGACTCGCCGCTCGCGCCGGCTACCATCGACCGTCGTGAACCGACGGAGAACGATGTGAAGATCGACATCCTCTACTGCGGCGTCTGCCACTCCGACCTCCACTTCGCCCGCAACGAATGGGGCTTCACCGAGTTCCCGGCCGTGCCTGGTCACGAGATCGTGGGCCGCGTCGTCGAAGTCGGCGCCAAGGTCACCAAGTTTAAGGTCGGCGACCTCGCCGGTGTCGGCTGCATGGTCGGCGCCGACCTGAGCTGCCCGCATTGCCAGGCTGGCAACGAACAGTTTTCGCCCACGCAGGTGCAGACCTACGCCGGCACCGAGCCGGTCATCGGCGGCCCGACCTTTGGCGGCTATTCGCAGAACATCGTGGTGCAGGATCACTTCGCGCTGAAGCTGCCCGAGAACCTCGACCTCGCCGCCGTCGCGCCGCTGCTCTGCGCCGGTGTCACGACCTACGCTCCGCTGCGCCACTGGAAGGTCGGCCCGGGTCAGAAGGTCGGCATCGTCGGCCTCGGTGGTCTCGGCCACATGGGCGTGAAGTTTGCCCGTGCTTTTGGCGCGCACGTCGTGGTGTTCACCACCTCGCCGAGCAAGAAGGAAGACGCCCTGCGCCTCGGCGCGCACGAAGTCATTCTCTCCAAGGATCCCGAGCAGATGAAGGCGCACGCTGGCACCTTTAATTTCATCCTCGATTGTGTCGCCGCCGAGCACGACTTGAACGCCTACCTCGCGATGCTCGCGCCGGACGGCGTCATGACGCTCGTGGGCGCGCCGGAGAAGCCGATGCCGGTCCTGTCCTTCTCGCTCATCATGGGCCGCAAGAGCCTCGCCGGCTCGATCATCGGCAGCATCGCCGAGACCCAGGAGATGCTTGATTTCTGCGGTGAGCACGGCATCACCAGCGACATCGAGATGATCCGCATGGATCAGATCAACGAAGCTTACGAGCGCATGCTGAAGAGCGACGTGAAATACCGCTTCGTGATCGACATGGCGTCGCTGCAGTAA
- a CDS encoding cyclophilin-like fold protein: MQLRLEDGSAVFKLKLHDNSAARDFAKLLPLAVELRDYASTELIADLPRALDCSDAPTSHRPRAGDITYYRPWGNLALFYRDAPAAAGLVPLGRFTGGAFTLRADRPQSVVFEPIEDDVTP; encoded by the coding sequence ATGCAACTGCGCCTCGAGGACGGCTCCGCCGTATTCAAACTTAAACTACACGACAATTCGGCGGCACGCGACTTCGCCAAGCTGCTGCCGCTGGCGGTGGAGTTGCGCGACTACGCCAGCACGGAGTTGATCGCCGATCTGCCGCGTGCGCTCGATTGCAGTGATGCGCCGACCAGCCACCGGCCGCGCGCCGGCGACATCACCTACTACCGCCCGTGGGGCAACCTGGCGCTATTTTACCGTGATGCTCCTGCGGCCGCGGGTCTCGTGCCACTCGGCCGCTTCACCGGTGGGGCCTTTACGTTGCGGGCCGATCGCCCGCAGTCGGTTGTATTCGAGCCTATCGAAGACGACGTTACGCCCTGA
- a CDS encoding (R)-mandelonitrile lyase, which translates to MKITRNGSQPSMQGPAQWFTGDVRVDPMFQPEAPARTAAANVNFDAGARTAWHTHPLGQTIIITSGLGWVQVEGGPVEEVRPGDIVWFPPHVNHWHGASEKVGMTHIAIQEALDGKVVEWGDHVTDAEYNG; encoded by the coding sequence ATGAAAATCACCCGCAATGGCTCCCAACCCTCCATGCAGGGCCCCGCTCAATGGTTCACCGGCGACGTCCGCGTCGACCCGATGTTCCAGCCCGAAGCCCCGGCCCGCACCGCCGCGGCCAACGTCAACTTCGACGCCGGCGCCCGCACCGCTTGGCACACGCACCCGCTCGGCCAGACCATCATCATCACCTCCGGCCTCGGCTGGGTGCAGGTGGAGGGTGGTCCCGTCGAGGAAGTGCGCCCCGGCGACATCGTCTGGTTCCCGCCGCACGTGAACCACTGGCACGGCGCCTCGGAAAAGGTGGGCATGACCCACATCGCCATCCAGGAAGCCCTCGACGGCAAGGTCGTCGAATGGGGCGACCACGTCACCGACGCCGAATACAACGGCTGA
- a CDS encoding NAD(P)-dependent alcohol dehydrogenase, whose protein sequence is MLLKTLTRLLFTLSLAGAVLHSARAATAIEGPVPSKGYAMFSADGDFKPYEFERHAVGDHDVLIEILYAGICHSDIHSVRSEWGGSPYPVVPGHEIVGRVTQVGKDVTKFTVGDIAGVGCMVNSCGECEMCRMGEEQFCTQGAVFTYGSKDRFHGDAVTQGGYSNNIVVKDAFAVNVPADADLSRVAPLLCAGITTYSPLRRADIQAGDKVAVAGFGGLGHLAVKYALSFGAEVTVFDITEEKRDAALEMGAVRYVNVKKEGATKGLNSTFDYVLSTIPKPYDPMMYVNMLKLDGEMVIVGLPAFAEAPSILINRFIFSARRKVSGSLIGGMPETQEMLDYSIAHDIYPDVEMIAVDQIDAAYDAVVDGEVQFRYVIDMATMD, encoded by the coding sequence ATGCTGCTGAAAACACTCACCCGACTTCTCTTCACTCTGTCCCTCGCCGGCGCGGTGCTTCACAGCGCCCGTGCGGCGACCGCCATCGAGGGGCCCGTGCCGTCCAAGGGCTACGCCATGTTCTCCGCCGATGGGGACTTCAAACCCTACGAGTTCGAACGTCATGCCGTCGGCGATCACGACGTGCTGATCGAGATCCTTTACGCCGGCATTTGCCACAGCGACATCCACTCGGTGCGCAGCGAGTGGGGCGGCTCGCCCTATCCGGTCGTGCCGGGTCACGAGATCGTCGGTCGCGTCACCCAGGTCGGCAAAGACGTCACCAAGTTCACCGTCGGCGACATCGCCGGCGTCGGCTGCATGGTTAATTCCTGCGGCGAATGTGAGATGTGCCGGATGGGTGAGGAGCAGTTCTGCACCCAGGGCGCTGTCTTCACCTACGGCTCCAAGGATCGTTTCCATGGCGATGCGGTCACCCAGGGCGGCTACTCCAACAACATCGTGGTGAAGGACGCCTTTGCGGTGAACGTGCCGGCCGATGCCGACCTCAGCCGCGTCGCCCCGTTGCTCTGCGCGGGCATCACCACCTACTCCCCACTGCGCCGCGCCGACATCCAGGCGGGCGACAAGGTCGCCGTCGCCGGTTTCGGCGGTCTCGGCCACCTCGCGGTGAAGTATGCGCTATCCTTCGGTGCCGAAGTCACCGTCTTTGACATCACCGAGGAGAAGCGTGACGCCGCGCTCGAGATGGGCGCCGTGCGCTACGTGAACGTGAAGAAAGAGGGCGCCACCAAGGGCCTCAACAGCACCTTCGACTACGTGCTCAGCACGATCCCGAAGCCCTACGACCCGATGATGTATGTGAACATGCTCAAGCTCGACGGTGAGATGGTCATCGTGGGTTTGCCGGCCTTTGCCGAGGCGCCGTCCATCCTCATCAACCGCTTCATCTTCTCCGCCCGCCGCAAGGTGTCCGGTTCGCTCATCGGCGGTATGCCCGAGACCCAGGAGATGCTCGATTACTCCATCGCCCACGACATCTATCCGGACGTGGAGATGATCGCCGTGGACCAGATCGATGCGGCTTACGACGCCGTCGTCGATGGTGAGGTGCAGTTCCGCTACGTCATCGACATGGCGACGATGGACTGA
- a CDS encoding helix-turn-helix domain-containing protein yields the protein MPTVAGVTPVPESTSIETFERYVGGACPNAGTGAAWQGLKAWRLLPPRVSRARTIPAVNEPFLAWTYSGDVIFEEREGDSPWISHRIQRGSFFLTNGGDPYECRWRNQSSEVFDTMAVFLDLRVLRTAFDEVFGPDADRARLRDLSAFTDDTLDFYMMQLRGELLRRQASPILIRGTAQAIAIHLARHYAEAIDDPRSVSPALPGFRLRQITAAMEANLAEGFSLDELAAQAQLSKFHFSRLFKQATGLSPSRYLLDLRLKTARRLLRETDRSIIEIALDIGYRNPGRFAQLFRRELGITPSEYRRRL from the coding sequence GTGCCTACGGTGGCCGGCGTGACGCCGGTTCCCGAAAGCACTTCCATTGAAACCTTTGAGCGCTATGTGGGCGGCGCCTGCCCCAATGCGGGCACCGGCGCGGCGTGGCAGGGGCTCAAGGCCTGGCGCTTGCTGCCGCCTCGCGTGAGTCGCGCCCGCACCATTCCGGCGGTCAATGAACCCTTCCTCGCCTGGACCTACTCCGGCGACGTCATCTTCGAGGAGCGCGAGGGCGACAGCCCGTGGATCAGCCACCGCATCCAACGCGGTTCCTTCTTCCTCACCAATGGCGGCGATCCCTACGAGTGCCGGTGGCGCAACCAGAGTAGTGAGGTTTTTGATACAATGGCGGTCTTCCTCGACCTGCGGGTGTTGCGCACAGCCTTTGACGAGGTGTTTGGGCCCGATGCCGATCGCGCCCGCTTGCGCGACCTCTCGGCCTTCACCGACGATACGCTCGATTTCTACATGATGCAGCTGCGCGGTGAACTCCTGCGCCGCCAAGCCAGCCCGATCCTCATTCGCGGCACCGCTCAGGCGATCGCCATCCATCTGGCCCGTCACTACGCCGAGGCCATCGACGATCCGCGCAGTGTTTCGCCGGCGCTGCCCGGGTTTCGCCTGCGCCAGATCACCGCCGCCATGGAGGCCAACCTCGCCGAGGGCTTCAGTCTCGACGAACTCGCGGCCCAGGCGCAGCTGAGCAAGTTCCACTTCAGCCGCCTCTTTAAACAAGCCACCGGCCTGTCGCCCTCGCGTTACCTTCTCGACCTTCGCCTCAAGACCGCCCGGCGGCTGTTGCGCGAGACCGACCGCAGCATCATCGAGATCGCCTTGGACATCGGATACCGCAACCCGGGCCGTTTTGCGCAGCTCTTCCGCCGCGAGCTCGGAATCACCCCCAGCGAATACCGCCGGCGCCTCTGA
- a CDS encoding YqaE/Pmp3 family membrane protein: MLYIFLAICFVLPPCVVAIRRGFGLDFGVNLLLTLLLWVPGAIHAFAVVLKSDGTKSIA; encoded by the coding sequence ATGCTCTACATCTTTCTCGCCATCTGTTTTGTGCTCCCGCCTTGCGTGGTGGCGATCCGTCGCGGCTTCGGTTTGGACTTTGGGGTCAACCTCTTGCTCACCCTGCTGCTCTGGGTGCCGGGCGCGATTCACGCGTTCGCCGTCGTGCTGAAATCCGACGGCACGAAGTCGATCGCCTGA
- a CDS encoding TonB-dependent receptor, whose protein sequence is MTPYLQRHPDGSRPCSRPFTALALSTLLALGLGSASALAQTTTSTAAEGPVVELDEFVVSGSFKDSMEQALAVKRANVQMVDAIVAEDIGKFPDNNVIEALQRVTGVQVTNRGGGEVSTVSIRGLNDITTTINGRNIFTASGRSVALADIPASLLRQVDVFKTRSSDLIESGIAGVIDIRTHRPFDFDGPKMGLAVRGIYQDKNDEIDPNISALFSNTWKLDSGGKFGALVNVSYAETDYRDQSVTAGAMVPFVTENPPAGWVPYERIFPTNGRVSENPIWQAGLEAGLPFTAGSTLQFNGQPVEYYLSRDAIFASDFTGHRERPAVNVSLQFSPDERSKYTFEAFYNGYRNESFNSLLFSFADWWGALGDNPEANTVVYPGTNIIKSRENIGFPYGFMSGDLRTGQTDSYLYAFTGEWAITDKFNLTADLSFQDTEFSEDFFAMRTDRVHRWLSVDFNSGGGFPAFSFGDDAATADVDESDLTNPALWNIAQLYDNAIYRKGDAASLTLDGDYEVGNDFLRALKFGVRYDNRGASEGERTQDAPGLGQNMANYPELVHINSGFFDGRSDVPTSWAVADGYYIRANADEVRNLYKSTVAPDLAVGDQLIMRETFNVDETTIAAYLSADFATYIGDRRLDGQIGLRYVDVETDMNFTDLNTSAQSSDSASTDDILPSLVVRYALTDNLRLRASYGETLRRPNFVQLNPNINYVEDVTNIGYGTATGGNPNLAPTTSKNYDLALEWYFQEASAIYATLFKREIDGLVVNFRKRVTFENYDYILSAPDNASNGELTGFELGFVYFPEDLPGLLDGFGVQASYTSLDSEQNIPITDSAGNVIGEDTTPFFAVSDSSYSVVLAYERPKFSARLSYVWREDFLNNYEAALFANPLGVYRKPETSMDLQLSYRATDKLTLTLDATNLTDEAFQSYYEYPDTHNFGSSIYSTTIAVGARYSF, encoded by the coding sequence ATGACCCCCTACCTGCAACGTCACCCCGACGGGTCGCGACCGTGTTCGCGTCCTTTTACGGCCCTTGCCTTATCCACGCTTCTGGCGCTCGGCCTGGGTTCTGCCAGCGCGTTGGCGCAAACCACCACGTCCACTGCCGCCGAGGGTCCGGTCGTCGAACTCGATGAGTTTGTCGTTTCCGGTTCCTTCAAGGACAGCATGGAGCAGGCGCTCGCCGTGAAGCGCGCCAACGTCCAGATGGTCGACGCCATCGTGGCGGAAGACATCGGCAAATTTCCCGACAACAACGTCATCGAAGCCCTGCAACGCGTCACCGGTGTGCAGGTGACCAACCGCGGTGGCGGCGAGGTATCCACGGTTTCCATACGCGGCCTCAACGACATCACCACGACCATCAACGGTCGCAACATCTTCACCGCTTCCGGCCGTTCGGTCGCGCTGGCCGACATTCCGGCCTCGCTGCTGCGCCAGGTGGATGTGTTTAAAACCCGCTCCTCCGATCTCATCGAGTCGGGCATCGCCGGTGTCATCGACATTCGCACCCACCGCCCCTTCGACTTCGACGGACCCAAGATGGGCCTCGCCGTGCGCGGCATCTACCAGGACAAGAACGACGAGATCGACCCGAACATCAGCGCGCTCTTCAGCAACACCTGGAAGCTCGACAGCGGCGGCAAGTTCGGCGCGCTCGTCAATGTCTCCTACGCCGAGACCGACTACCGCGACCAGAGTGTCACCGCCGGCGCCATGGTGCCGTTTGTGACTGAAAATCCGCCGGCCGGTTGGGTGCCCTATGAACGCATTTTCCCGACCAACGGCCGCGTGTCCGAGAACCCCATCTGGCAGGCGGGTCTCGAGGCCGGTCTGCCGTTCACGGCGGGCTCGACCCTGCAGTTCAACGGGCAGCCGGTGGAGTATTACCTCTCCCGCGACGCCATCTTCGCCAGCGACTTCACCGGTCACCGCGAGCGTCCGGCCGTGAATGTCTCCCTGCAGTTCTCGCCCGACGAGCGCTCGAAATACACCTTCGAGGCCTTCTACAACGGCTACCGCAACGAGAGCTTCAACAGCCTGCTCTTCTCCTTCGCCGACTGGTGGGGTGCGCTCGGTGACAACCCCGAGGCCAACACCGTCGTGTATCCGGGCACCAACATCATCAAGTCCCGCGAGAACATCGGTTTCCCCTACGGTTTCATGAGCGGCGATTTGCGCACCGGTCAGACCGACAGCTACCTCTACGCTTTCACCGGCGAGTGGGCCATCACCGACAAGTTTAACCTCACCGCCGATCTGTCCTTCCAGGACACCGAGTTCTCCGAGGACTTCTTCGCCATGCGCACCGATCGCGTGCATCGCTGGCTCTCCGTTGACTTCAACTCCGGCGGCGGTTTCCCGGCCTTCAGCTTCGGTGACGATGCAGCCACCGCCGATGTCGACGAAAGCGACCTCACCAACCCCGCCCTCTGGAACATCGCGCAGCTCTACGACAACGCGATCTACCGCAAGGGCGACGCCGCCAGCCTCACGCTCGATGGCGACTATGAGGTCGGCAACGACTTCCTCCGCGCCCTCAAGTTCGGCGTGCGTTATGACAACCGCGGTGCCTCCGAAGGTGAGCGCACCCAGGACGCCCCGGGCCTTGGTCAGAACATGGCCAACTATCCCGAGCTCGTGCACATCAACAGCGGCTTCTTTGATGGTCGTTCCGACGTGCCGACCAGTTGGGCGGTGGCCGATGGTTACTACATCCGCGCCAACGCCGACGAAGTGCGCAACCTCTACAAGAGCACCGTCGCGCCCGATCTCGCGGTGGGCGACCAGCTCATCATGCGCGAGACCTTCAACGTCGATGAGACCACCATCGCCGCCTACCTCTCCGCCGACTTCGCCACCTACATCGGCGACCGTCGCCTCGATGGTCAGATCGGCCTGCGCTACGTCGACGTCGAGACCGACATGAACTTCACCGACCTCAACACGTCGGCGCAGTCAAGTGACTCGGCCTCCACCGATGACATCCTGCCCAGCCTCGTGGTGCGTTACGCCCTCACTGACAACCTCCGCCTGCGCGCCAGCTACGGCGAGACCCTGCGCCGGCCGAACTTCGTGCAGTTGAATCCAAATATCAACTACGTCGAGGACGTCACCAACATCGGCTACGGCACCGCCACCGGCGGCAACCCGAACCTCGCGCCCACCACCTCCAAGAACTACGACCTCGCCCTCGAGTGGTATTTCCAGGAGGCCAGCGCCATCTACGCCACGCTCTTCAAGCGCGAGATCGACGGCCTGGTGGTGAACTTCCGCAAGCGCGTCACCTTTGAGAACTACGACTACATTCTCAGCGCGCCGGACAACGCCTCCAACGGTGAGCTCACCGGTTTCGAACTCGGCTTCGTTTACTTCCCCGAGGACCTGCCCGGCCTGCTCGACGGCTTCGGTGTTCAGGCCAGTTACACGTCGCTCGATTCCGAGCAAAACATTCCGATCACCGACAGCGCCGGCAACGTCATCGGCGAGGATACCACGCCGTTCTTCGCGGTGTCCGACTCGTCCTACAGCGTGGTGCTCGCCTACGAGCGGCCCAAGTTCAGCGCCCGTCTCTCCTACGTCTGGCGCGAGGACTTCCTCAACAACTACGAGGCCGCCCTCTTCGCCAATCCGCTCGGCGTGTATCGCAAGCCGGAGACTTCCATGGACCTCCAGCTCAGCTACCGCGCGACCGACAAACTCACGCTCACCCTCGACGCCACCAACCTGACCGACGAGGCCTTCCAGAGCTACTACGAGTATCCCGACACCCACAACTTCGGGTCCTCCATCTACAGCACGACGATCGCGGTGGGTGCGCGTTACTCGTTCTGA
- a CDS encoding protein adenylyltransferase SelO: MSPDDHATGAGWKLEHTYAELPTSLFTEIEPTPVSAPRSVVLNAALAEALGLDPAALAGDEGAAIFAGNALPPDARPLAQAYAGHQFGHLVELGDGRAILLGEQRTPAGALRDIQLKGSGPTPYSRRGDGRAALGPMLREYVISEAMHALGIPTTRSLAVVTTGEEIWREAGAIPGAVLTRVAASHLRVGTFVLAAARRDEAALRALVDYTVERHFPEIAEQADEAERPLALLAAVIARQAKLVAQWMSVGFVHGVMNTDNMALSGETIDYGPCAFLDAYDPATVFSSIDRRGRYAFGNQPGIAAWNLSRFAETLLPLIDAGDEQVAVERATAVLHGFADQYDAQWLALHNRKLGLFGAEAEDAALHRDMLAWMQAGKADFTRTFAELDPAVELAAGGDPARAAWHQRWRARLARQAESAEASAALRAASNPTVIPRNHLVEAALTAASESGDLGPFDELCRAVTQPFARGAEVPTKYREPAPAEAGPYVTFCGT; the protein is encoded by the coding sequence ATGTCTCCCGATGACCATGCCACGGGTGCCGGCTGGAAGCTGGAGCACACCTACGCGGAACTGCCGACCTCGCTGTTTACTGAGATCGAGCCGACGCCGGTGTCGGCGCCGCGTTCGGTGGTGTTGAATGCTGCGCTCGCGGAGGCGCTGGGACTGGATCCGGCGGCGTTGGCCGGGGACGAAGGCGCGGCGATTTTTGCGGGCAATGCGTTGCCGCCGGACGCGCGACCGTTGGCGCAGGCTTACGCTGGGCACCAGTTTGGTCACCTCGTGGAACTGGGCGATGGGCGGGCGATTTTGTTGGGGGAACAACGCACGCCGGCGGGCGCGTTGCGGGATATTCAACTGAAGGGCTCCGGGCCAACGCCGTATTCACGTCGTGGAGACGGGCGGGCGGCGCTCGGGCCGATGTTGCGCGAGTATGTGATCAGCGAGGCCATGCACGCGCTGGGCATTCCCACCACGCGCAGTCTCGCGGTGGTGACGACGGGGGAGGAGATTTGGCGCGAAGCGGGCGCGATTCCGGGGGCCGTGCTCACGCGGGTGGCGGCGAGTCATCTGCGGGTGGGCACCTTTGTGCTGGCGGCGGCGCGGCGCGACGAGGCGGCGTTGCGGGCGCTCGTCGACTACACGGTGGAGCGACATTTTCCGGAGATCGCGGAGCAGGCCGACGAGGCGGAGCGGCCGTTGGCGTTGTTGGCGGCGGTCATCGCGCGTCAGGCCAAACTCGTGGCGCAGTGGATGAGTGTCGGCTTCGTGCATGGCGTGATGAACACCGACAACATGGCGCTCTCCGGTGAGACCATCGACTACGGGCCGTGTGCGTTTCTCGATGCCTATGATCCGGCGACGGTGTTCAGCTCGATCGACCGGCGCGGGCGGTATGCGTTTGGCAATCAGCCGGGGATCGCGGCGTGGAATCTGAGCCGGTTTGCCGAGACCTTGCTGCCGTTGATTGATGCGGGCGATGAGCAGGTCGCGGTGGAGCGGGCGACGGCGGTCTTGCACGGGTTTGCCGATCAGTATGACGCGCAGTGGTTGGCGCTGCACAATCGCAAGCTCGGTCTGTTCGGCGCGGAGGCGGAGGACGCGGCGCTGCATCGCGACATGTTGGCGTGGATGCAGGCGGGGAAGGCCGATTTCACGCGCACCTTTGCGGAGCTGGATCCGGCGGTGGAGCTGGCCGCGGGAGGCGATCCGGCGCGGGCCGCATGGCATCAGCGTTGGCGGGCGCGTTTGGCGCGGCAGGCGGAATCGGCGGAGGCGTCGGCGGCGCTGCGGGCGGCAAGCAACCCGACCGTCATCCCGCGCAATCATCTGGTCGAGGCGGCGCTAACGGCGGCGAGCGAGAGCGGCGACCTGGGGCCGTTTGATGAATTGTGCCGCGCGGTCACGCAGCCCTTTGCGCGCGGGGCGGAGGTGCCGACAAAATATCGCGAACCGGCGCCCGCCGAGGCCGGACCTTACGTGACGTTTTGCGGGACCTGA
- a CDS encoding heparinase II/III domain-containing protein, whose protein sequence is MTQIPTRLRRRFARALSLFLLATPFISAAPPLQPRNLLAGPPEAHQLGKDVPGIQAALVAPGDWQPYPVASDRAAWEAIPADLRAGWITAAETEIGKAWSALRATDFLAYKRDGKREPFQIERAERRRRLLKLVIAECMEGQGRFLDSIADGIWATCEETYWGVSAHVFMQRAGNDLPDASEPTVDLFAAETASMLSWVSYLMGPQLDTVSPMLVKRIRYECERRVLEPCFERADFWWMGWDTQGHPINNWNPWIVSNWISTALLLEENPERRARHVEKAQRVMDIFINSYPEDGGCDEGPGYWGRAGASMFDALQWMHSASEGRISIFDEPLVHKMGRYIMSAHVVDDWYVNFADARAKFSPDGALIYNYGQAVDDPELSAFGVWVWQNTDYEPAQEISMGRVLPQLFLARKLNGLQAAAPLLRDVWLPDLQFMVARDAGGTSDGLYLVAKGGHNDESHNHNDVGSFITYLDGEPLLIDAGPEAYNARTFSAERYEIWTMRSGWHNVPLINGAEEAAGRHHAASALSYEANDERAIFGLELAGAYPESAGITSWRREFDLERGEALRISDTYQLTAPSQPSELHYLTHRPVDVSQAGTVRIGAAPGAPAARTAVLNYDASRLRAEVESREVTDTRLRAMWGPEVHLIKLIEREVSATGAHTVEIRPAVAAPR, encoded by the coding sequence ATGACCCAAATCCCGACCCGACTCCGCCGCCGCTTCGCGCGTGCGCTTTCTCTCTTCCTGCTGGCCACCCCGTTCATTTCGGCGGCGCCGCCGCTGCAGCCGCGCAACCTCCTGGCGGGCCCGCCGGAGGCGCACCAACTGGGCAAGGACGTGCCCGGCATCCAGGCGGCGCTGGTGGCGCCCGGTGACTGGCAACCGTATCCCGTCGCGAGCGACCGGGCGGCGTGGGAGGCCATTCCGGCCGACCTGCGCGCGGGGTGGATCACGGCCGCCGAAACCGAGATCGGCAAAGCCTGGTCGGCGCTGCGCGCGACCGATTTCCTCGCCTACAAACGCGACGGCAAACGGGAACCGTTTCAGATCGAGCGGGCCGAGCGCCGCCGCCGTTTGCTGAAGCTCGTTATCGCGGAGTGTATGGAAGGGCAGGGGCGTTTCCTCGACTCGATCGCCGACGGCATCTGGGCAACCTGCGAAGAAACCTATTGGGGCGTATCGGCGCACGTCTTCATGCAGCGGGCGGGCAACGATCTGCCGGACGCGTCGGAGCCGACCGTCGATCTGTTCGCGGCCGAGACGGCGTCGATGTTGTCGTGGGTTTCCTACCTGATGGGACCGCAGCTCGACACGGTGTCGCCGATGCTGGTGAAGCGCATCCGTTACGAATGTGAGCGCCGCGTGCTCGAGCCCTGTTTTGAGCGCGCTGATTTCTGGTGGATGGGCTGGGACACGCAGGGTCATCCCATCAACAATTGGAACCCGTGGATTGTCTCCAATTGGATCTCCACCGCGCTCCTCCTCGAGGAAAACCCGGAGCGTCGCGCGCGCCACGTCGAGAAGGCGCAGCGCGTGATGGACATCTTCATCAACAGTTACCCGGAGGACGGTGGTTGTGATGAAGGCCCGGGGTATTGGGGGCGTGCCGGCGCGAGCATGTTTGATGCGCTGCAGTGGATGCACAGTGCGAGCGAAGGCCGCATCTCGATCTTCGACGAACCGCTGGTGCACAAGATGGGCCGCTACATCATGAGCGCCCACGTAGTCGACGACTGGTATGTGAACTTCGCCGATGCCCGCGCCAAGTTCTCTCCCGATGGCGCGTTGATCTACAACTACGGGCAGGCGGTCGATGATCCCGAGTTGTCGGCCTTCGGCGTGTGGGTGTGGCAGAACACCGACTACGAACCGGCGCAGGAAATCTCGATGGGCCGCGTGCTGCCGCAGCTCTTCCTCGCGCGCAAACTCAACGGACTGCAAGCCGCGGCGCCGCTGCTGCGCGACGTGTGGTTGCCCGACCTGCAGTTTATGGTCGCGCGTGATGCCGGCGGCACCTCCGACGGGCTCTACCTGGTCGCCAAAGGCGGGCACAACGACGAGAGCCACAACCACAACGACGTGGGGTCCTTCATTACCTACCTCGATGGTGAACCGCTCCTCATCGACGCCGGACCGGAAGCTTACAACGCGCGCACCTTCAGCGCGGAACGTTATGAGATTTGGACGATGCGTTCCGGGTGGCACAACGTGCCGCTCATCAACGGTGCCGAGGAAGCCGCCGGCCGCCATCACGCGGCGAGCGCCCTTTCCTACGAGGCGAACGACGAACGCGCGATCTTCGGCCTGGAGCTGGCCGGGGCGTATCCGGAGTCCGCGGGAATCACCTCGTGGCGCCGGGAGTTCGACTTGGAGCGCGGCGAAGCGTTGCGCATCAGCGACACCTACCAACTCACCGCACCGTCGCAGCCCAGCGAGCTGCATTACCTGACCCACCGACCGGTGGATGTGTCGCAGGCGGGCACGGTGCGCATCGGCGCAGCGCCGGGCGCTCCGGCGGCGCGGACCGCGGTGCTGAACTACGACGCCTCGCGTCTGCGGGCCGAGGTCGAGAGCCGCGAAGTGACCGACACCCGCCTGCGCGCCATGTGGGGCCCGGAGGTGCACCTCATCAAGTTGATCGAACGCGAAGTCAGCGCGACCGGCGCGCACACCGTCGAGATCCGTCCGGCGGTGGCGGCGCCGCGCTGA